The following are from one region of the Thermofilum sp. genome:
- the cysS gene encoding cysteine--tRNA ligase: protein MGCLLVVPIVQRVFNTLTRSLELFEPVTPGRVSIYVCGPTVYDYTHLGHARTYVAFDVIKRYFRLRGFDVMHVQNITDIDDKIINRARQEGRDWREIVDVFTRDYWTMLSQLRISVDAHPRVTDHVQEIIRFIEELIEKGYAYVAPSGSVYFDVDTYDDYGRLSGRLDKQLWSQEEFAAEKKHPYDFALWKARKPGEPYWDSPWGPGRPGWHIECSVMSSRYFGRQFDIHGGGSDLIFPHHENERAQSEALFGTRPWVKYWLHTGMLQIRGEKMSKSLGNIIPMHEILGKYDPLVLRLWLATAHYRTPLNYTEEALEQAAQNLSRLRTSVSILKQILKEVEPKGRADEWELEVLRELSAIRSRFHESMEDDFNASAAFAEVMALSRVIFARIAEKPSYTLAVRAYSMLREFNAVLGVLDEEFAEAPRELVEDRLLDLLVEVRSVLRREKRYELSDYIRERLLELGIQLMDEKDKTRWVRMR from the coding sequence GTGGGATGCCTGCTGGTGGTCCCTATTGTGCAGCGAGTATTCAACACGCTGACGCGAAGCCTTGAGCTTTTTGAGCCTGTTACTCCAGGCAGAGTGAGTATTTACGTCTGCGGGCCAACGGTCTACGACTACACGCACCTTGGCCACGCTCGAACCTACGTTGCTTTCGACGTCATTAAGCGTTACTTTAGGCTTCGAGGCTTCGACGTCATGCACGTGCAGAACATCACGGACATCGATGACAAGATCATTAACCGCGCTAGGCAGGAGGGTCGTGACTGGAGGGAGATCGTGGACGTCTTCACTAGAGACTACTGGACGATGCTGAGCCAGCTCCGCATAAGCGTCGACGCGCACCCCCGGGTAACTGACCACGTTCAGGAGATCATACGGTTCATAGAGGAGCTGATCGAGAAGGGTTACGCCTACGTGGCTCCAAGCGGGAGCGTGTACTTCGACGTTGACACGTACGATGACTATGGTAGGCTGAGCGGCAGGCTGGACAAGCAGCTGTGGAGCCAGGAGGAGTTCGCCGCGGAGAAGAAACACCCTTACGATTTCGCCCTATGGAAAGCGAGGAAGCCCGGTGAGCCGTACTGGGATTCTCCCTGGGGTCCCGGGAGGCCGGGCTGGCACATTGAGTGCAGCGTAATGTCCTCCAGGTACTTTGGCCGGCAGTTCGACATACACGGGGGAGGCTCCGACCTCATATTCCCCCACCATGAGAACGAGAGGGCGCAGAGCGAGGCTCTTTTCGGGACCAGGCCGTGGGTAAAGTACTGGCTGCACACGGGTATGCTTCAGATACGTGGAGAGAAGATGAGCAAGAGCCTCGGCAACATCATCCCTATGCACGAGATTCTAGGAAAGTACGACCCACTGGTGTTGAGGCTCTGGCTGGCTACGGCCCACTACAGGACTCCACTGAACTACACCGAGGAAGCTTTAGAGCAGGCGGCTCAGAACCTCTCAAGGCTGAGAACTTCAGTGTCCATTCTTAAGCAGATTCTCAAGGAGGTTGAGCCCAAGGGGCGGGCTGACGAGTGGGAGCTCGAGGTGCTTAGGGAGCTTAGCGCCATAAGGTCCCGGTTCCATGAAAGCATGGAGGACGATTTCAACGCGAGCGCGGCCTTTGCGGAGGTCATGGCGCTTTCGAGGGTGATCTTCGCTAGGATAGCTGAGAAACCATCGTACACGCTCGCGGTTAGAGCTTACAGCATGCTCCGGGAGTTCAACGCCGTTTTAGGCGTTCTCGACGAGGAGTTCGCCGAGGCTCCGAGGGAGCTCGTAGAGGACCGGCTCCTCGACTTGCTCGTCGAGGTAAGGAGTGTGCTCAGACGCGAGAAGCGCTACGAGCTCTCAGACTACATTCGGGAGAGGCTTCTAGAGCTGGGTATCCAGCTGATGGATGAGAAAGATAAGACACGATGGGTTAGAATGCGCTAA
- a CDS encoding ROK family protein, which yields MRYAIAVDIGATNTRVALGSDDGELLEVVVFATWETRDPEEYIARIASIARELERKHRVEAAGVGVGSPGPLDIRRGEVVGAPNMPFRRIEVVRPLRELLGRPVAFANDAVTAAVGEKWWGGGRDVGNFVYVTISTGIGGGVYVDGELLLGKEGNAHEVGHTVVDAEERLECGCGRRGHWEAYSSGRGIPNLTRYLAELRPDLREETSLVLDSGLSAKDVFEAFRRGDPLAREVITWVNRFNAYGFANIVDVYDPELIVVGGSVALNNQDILLEGLRRRVEKYAVNSVPEIVLTRLGGNVGILGALALGLGLEKKIPLR from the coding sequence GTGAGATACGCCATTGCAGTAGATATCGGGGCGACGAACACCAGAGTGGCTCTCGGCAGCGATGACGGCGAGCTTCTCGAGGTTGTTGTCTTCGCCACGTGGGAAACCAGGGATCCGGAGGAGTACATAGCTAGGATAGCGAGCATCGCAAGAGAGCTTGAGCGGAAGCACCGTGTGGAGGCAGCAGGAGTCGGTGTCGGGTCTCCGGGCCCTCTCGATATCAGGAGAGGGGAAGTCGTGGGAGCACCCAACATGCCCTTCCGCAGAATCGAGGTTGTGAGACCCTTGCGGGAGCTGCTCGGCAGGCCCGTGGCGTTTGCCAACGACGCTGTGACTGCAGCTGTCGGGGAGAAGTGGTGGGGTGGGGGGCGGGACGTCGGCAACTTCGTTTACGTGACTATCAGCACTGGGATCGGCGGCGGAGTCTACGTGGATGGCGAGCTTCTCTTAGGGAAGGAGGGTAACGCCCACGAGGTGGGACACACGGTCGTGGATGCTGAGGAGCGCCTCGAGTGCGGCTGCGGCAGGAGAGGTCATTGGGAGGCTTACTCCTCGGGGCGCGGCATTCCCAACCTAACCAGGTACCTCGCAGAGCTCAGGCCGGACCTTCGGGAAGAAACATCGCTGGTCCTTGACTCCGGCTTGTCCGCTAAGGATGTTTTCGAAGCTTTCAGAAGAGGAGACCCCCTCGCCCGCGAGGTGATCACCTGGGTCAACCGGTTCAACGCCTACGGCTTTGCGAACATCGTGGACGTGTACGACCCCGAGCTGATAGTTGTGGGGGGCTCCGTAGCGCTCAACAATCAGGATATCCTTCTGGAGGGGTTGAGGAGAAGGGTTGAAAAGTACGCCGTGAACTCTGTTCCCGAGATCGTGCTGACGAGGCTCGGGGGGAACGTGGGAATACTCGGTGCTCTGGCTCTCGGGCTTGGCCTCGAGAAGAAAATCCCCCTACGTTAG
- a CDS encoding DUF2208 family protein — translation MSAIALQYLIGIVLMVMFAFISAMFPEQTGLFFILYFAVFMGILFLVTGRQARGILRDIDYVSKGALVYEAPRDEVLKLRERDFQYTRPELSAQMKYAMLPFLSIVLFLVVYSVPQTRELFMGIGSSLTRDERLASFFSFLALYGFFYAASTLIGLYARRAQARVGTLSIATTYKITSAGLIVDERLPVKFPIEGRVVVNTRRKFVEIEMEQSVMGSKVKQRLRLYHPEPSKLAALLKTRGGTAEGTAGTASP, via the coding sequence ATGAGCGCAATCGCTCTTCAGTACCTGATAGGTATCGTGTTGATGGTGATGTTTGCGTTCATCAGCGCGATGTTTCCCGAGCAGACAGGCCTCTTCTTCATTCTCTACTTCGCGGTGTTCATGGGGATTCTCTTCCTGGTGACTGGCCGGCAGGCTAGAGGGATTCTGAGAGATATCGACTACGTTAGCAAGGGTGCTCTCGTGTACGAGGCTCCTCGCGATGAGGTTCTCAAACTTCGCGAGCGCGATTTCCAGTACACGCGGCCAGAGCTCTCCGCCCAGATGAAGTACGCTATGCTTCCTTTCCTTTCCATAGTTCTCTTCCTGGTGGTCTACTCGGTTCCCCAGACTCGCGAACTGTTCATGGGTATCGGCTCTTCGCTAACTCGCGACGAGCGGCTCGCCAGCTTCTTCTCTTTCCTTGCGCTATACGGCTTCTTCTACGCAGCTTCTACTCTCATAGGCTTGTACGCGCGGCGAGCCCAAGCGCGGGTTGGGACACTCTCCATAGCCACAACTTACAAGATCACTTCCGCGGGGCTGATAGTGGACGAAAGGCTTCCCGTGAAGTTCCCGATAGAGGGGCGCGTTGTCGTGAACACTAGGCGCAAGTTCGTGGAGATAGAGATGGAGCAGAGCGTGATGGGGTCAAAGGTGAAGCAGAGGCTGCGTCTGTACCACCCCGAGCCCTCGAAGCTGGCTGCGCTCCTGAAGACTCGCGGAGGAACAGCAGAGGGGACAGCAGGCACCGCCTCCCCCTAA